From a single Bacteroidota bacterium genomic region:
- a CDS encoding aldo/keto reductase yields the protein MEYRRLGKSGLKVSVLSFGSWLTFGKQIEDGTAESLMHRAYDGGVNFFDNAEIYSKGQSEVVMGEILHKSGWRRDTYTVSSKVYWGGDKPTQFGLSRKHVTEACHAALKRLQVDYLDLYFCHRPDKSTPVEETVWTMHNLIQQGKILYWGTSEWSAQELQEAYGVARQYNLIPPTMEQPQYNMFTRNRVEVEYKKLYDGMGLGTTIWSPLASGLLTGKYNNANVDKTRLDIEGMDWLKNRVLVEENIAKVGKLVTLAEEIGTTMPRLALAWTIKNPNVSTAIMGASKLSQLEDNLKALDTVALLTPEVMERIEGILANKPVHPEF from the coding sequence ATGGAATATAGAAGACTTGGAAAATCGGGCCTCAAAGTGAGCGTCCTCTCCTTTGGTTCATGGCTCACGTTTGGCAAACAAATCGAAGATGGCACGGCGGAGTCGCTGATGCACAGGGCTTATGATGGCGGGGTGAACTTCTTTGACAATGCCGAAATCTATTCCAAAGGGCAAAGCGAGGTTGTCATGGGCGAAATCCTGCACAAATCCGGATGGCGTCGTGACACCTATACCGTGTCGAGCAAAGTCTATTGGGGCGGGGACAAGCCCACGCAATTCGGATTGAGCCGCAAACACGTGACGGAGGCCTGCCATGCGGCACTCAAACGCTTGCAGGTCGATTATTTGGACCTTTATTTTTGCCACCGTCCCGACAAAAGTACGCCCGTCGAAGAGACCGTTTGGACGATGCACAATTTGATTCAGCAGGGCAAAATCCTGTATTGGGGCACGAGCGAATGGAGTGCACAGGAATTGCAGGAAGCTTATGGTGTCGCGCGGCAGTACAATCTGATTCCACCGACAATGGAGCAACCGCAATACAATATGTTTACCCGCAACCGCGTGGAGGTCGAATACAAAAAATTGTATGATGGCATGGGCCTCGGCACCACAATATGGTCACCGTTGGCAAGTGGTTTGCTCACAGGCAAATACAACAATGCCAACGTGGACAAAACCCGTCTCGACATCGAAGGGATGGATTGGCTCAAAAACCGCGTCTTGGTCGAGGAAAACATTGCCAAAGTGGGCAAATTGGTGACCTTGGCAGAAGAAATCGGCACGACCATGCCCCGTCTCGCATTGGCTTGGACCATCAAAAATCCGAATGTCAGTACCGCAATTATGGGTGCCTCCAAGTTGTCGCAGTTGGAAGACAACCTCAAAGCCCTCGACACCGTGGCGCTCTTGACCCCGGAAGTGATGGAACGCATTGAGGGGATTTTGGCCAACAAGCCGGTGCATCCGGAGTTTTGA